A single genomic interval of Burkholderia cepacia ATCC 25416 harbors:
- a CDS encoding CysB family HTH-type transcriptional regulator has translation MNFQQLRFVREAVRQNMNLTEVANVLYTSQSGVSKQIKDLEDELGVDIFIRRGKRLTGLTEPGKAVHQLIERMLLDAENLRRVARQFADQDSGHLVVATTHTQARYALPKVIRQFTDVFPKVHLALRQGSPQQIAQMILNGEADLGISTEALDRYPDIVTFPCYSWHHTVVVPKGHPLVGRENLTLEEIAEYPIITYDQDFTGRSHIDQAFTQAGAVPDVVLTAIDADVIKTYVELGMGIGVVAAMAYDPQRDTGLVALDTQHLFEASTTRVGLRKGAFLRAYAYRLIEMFAPHLNEAEIAGLLREAV, from the coding sequence ATGAATTTTCAGCAATTGCGGTTCGTGCGCGAAGCGGTGCGCCAGAACATGAACCTGACGGAAGTCGCGAACGTGCTGTACACGTCGCAGTCCGGCGTGTCCAAGCAGATCAAGGATCTCGAGGATGAACTGGGCGTCGATATCTTCATCCGGCGCGGCAAGCGGCTGACGGGGCTCACGGAGCCCGGCAAGGCCGTGCACCAGCTGATCGAGCGGATGCTGCTCGATGCCGAGAACCTGCGCCGCGTCGCGCGCCAGTTCGCCGACCAGGACAGCGGCCACCTCGTCGTCGCGACGACGCACACGCAGGCGCGCTACGCGCTGCCGAAGGTGATCCGGCAGTTTACCGACGTGTTCCCGAAGGTCCATCTCGCGCTGCGCCAGGGCAGCCCGCAGCAGATCGCGCAGATGATCCTGAACGGCGAGGCCGATCTCGGCATCTCGACCGAAGCGCTCGACCGCTATCCGGACATCGTCACGTTCCCGTGCTATTCGTGGCACCACACGGTCGTCGTGCCGAAGGGCCATCCGCTCGTCGGTCGCGAGAACCTGACGCTCGAGGAAATCGCCGAGTACCCGATCATCACGTACGACCAGGACTTCACGGGCCGCTCGCACATCGACCAGGCATTCACGCAGGCGGGTGCCGTGCCCGACGTCGTGCTGACCGCGATCGACGCCGACGTGATCAAGACCTATGTCGAGCTCGGGATGGGGATCGGCGTCGTCGCGGCGATGGCCTACGATCCGCAGCGCGACACGGGGCTCGTCGCGCTCGATACGCAGCACCTGTTCGAGGCGAGCACGACGCGGGTCGGCCTGCGCAAGGGCGCATTCCTGCGTGCGTATGCGTACCGGCTGATCGAGATGTTCGCGCCACACCTGAACGAAGCGGAAATCGCGGGGCTGTTGCGCGAAGCCGTTTGA
- a CDS encoding sugar ABC transporter substrate-binding protein: MNVLFRRRFLTAALAAVAVAAAPAVHAQSSAKPKVALVMKSLANEFFLTMETGAKEYQKHNANQFDLITNGIKDETDTANQIRIVEQMIVSKVDAIVLAPADSKALVPVVKKAVDAGIIVVNIDNRLDPDVLKSKNLNVPFVGPDNRKGARKIGDYLAKRLKAGDQVGIVEGVSTTTNAQQRTAGFEDAMKAGGMKVVSVQSGEWEIDKGNAVAAAMLNEYPNLKALLCGNDNMAIGAVSAVRAAGKQGKVFVVGYDNINAIKPMLKDGRVLATADQYAAKQAVFGIDTALKAISEHRKQADMSGVVETPVDLVTK, translated from the coding sequence ATGAATGTCCTCTTTCGCCGTCGCTTCCTGACCGCCGCGCTCGCCGCCGTCGCGGTTGCCGCCGCACCGGCCGTCCATGCGCAATCATCGGCCAAGCCGAAGGTCGCGCTCGTGATGAAGTCGCTCGCCAACGAGTTCTTCCTGACGATGGAAACGGGCGCGAAGGAATACCAGAAGCACAACGCGAACCAGTTCGACCTGATCACCAACGGCATCAAGGACGAGACCGACACCGCGAACCAGATCCGCATCGTCGAGCAGATGATCGTGTCGAAGGTCGACGCGATCGTGCTCGCGCCGGCCGATTCGAAGGCGCTCGTGCCGGTCGTGAAGAAGGCGGTCGACGCCGGCATCATCGTCGTGAACATCGACAACCGGCTCGATCCCGACGTGCTCAAATCGAAGAACCTGAACGTACCGTTCGTCGGCCCGGACAACCGCAAGGGCGCGCGCAAGATCGGCGATTACCTCGCGAAGCGGCTGAAGGCGGGCGACCAGGTCGGCATCGTCGAGGGCGTGTCGACGACGACCAATGCGCAGCAGCGCACGGCCGGCTTCGAGGATGCGATGAAGGCGGGCGGGATGAAGGTCGTATCGGTGCAGTCCGGTGAATGGGAGATCGACAAGGGCAATGCGGTCGCGGCCGCGATGCTCAACGAATACCCGAACCTGAAGGCGCTGCTGTGCGGCAACGACAACATGGCGATCGGCGCCGTGTCGGCCGTGCGCGCGGCCGGCAAGCAGGGCAAGGTGTTCGTGGTCGGCTACGACAACATCAACGCGATCAAGCCGATGCTGAAGGACGGCCGCGTGCTCGCGACGGCCGATCAGTACGCGGCGAAGCAGGCCGTGTTCGGCATCGACACGGCGCTCAAGGCGATCTCCGAGCATCGCAAGCAGGCCGACATGTCGGGCGTGGTCGAGACGCCGGTGGATCTCGTGACGAAGTGA
- a CDS encoding DUF805 domain-containing protein, translating to MNLKWFLFSFEGRIGRLPWWIYALVSALLSVFFDADSHRSPDDDLPLLAMLVLIVVAVVAAWSSIAVGVKRLHDIDKSGWWMLLVFVPIVGALALFVMNGFIAGTPHANRFGEPPSADEDEPAPRDPA from the coding sequence ATGAACCTGAAATGGTTTCTCTTTTCCTTCGAAGGCCGGATCGGACGCCTGCCGTGGTGGATCTACGCACTGGTTTCCGCGTTGCTCAGCGTGTTTTTCGATGCGGATTCGCACCGCTCGCCGGATGATGATCTGCCGCTGCTGGCGATGCTGGTGCTCATCGTGGTCGCCGTCGTCGCGGCGTGGTCGTCGATTGCGGTCGGTGTGAAGCGGCTGCACGACATCGACAAGTCGGGATGGTGGATGCTGTTGGTGTTCGTGCCGATCGTCGGCGCGCTCGCGTTGTTCGTGATGAACGGCTTCATCGCCGGCACGCCGCATGCGAACCGCTTCGGCGAGCCGCCGTCAGCCGATGAAGACGAGCCGGCGCCGCGGGATCCGGCGTGA